One window of Camelina sativa cultivar DH55 chromosome 4, Cs, whole genome shotgun sequence genomic DNA carries:
- the LOC104782327 gene encoding intron-binding protein aquarius-like (The sequence of the model RefSeq protein was modified relative to this genomic sequence to represent the inferred CDS: added 219 bases not found in genome assembly) yields MAVPINDFKIAQVKQPNIGEEKPSSVTAEVTFSIKSYRSQIRSEWNSLKEHDVLFLLCIRPSFEPLGAEEAEKATVPQKLGLQYVRGCEIIDIRDEEGNLMNDFTGRVKRDEWKPPKGEMRTVTVALDAAQYHIDVTDIAEKGAEDVYSTFNVLMRRKPKENNFKAILESIRDLMNEYCIVPEWLHNVFLGYGNPSAAQWPNMPNLLETVDFKDTFLDANHLSESFPDYEVSFTNADGAESLDPRPLFRITLPKTLKGNSAISGNKISEVNPADNVNMVDASPKEKLIVEAYTPPDPGPYPQDQPKQNSVKFTPTQVGAIISGIQPGLTMVVGPPGTGKTDTAVQILNVLYHNCPSQRTLIITHSNQALNDLFEKIMERDVPARYLLRLGQGEQELATDLDFSRQGRVNAMLVRRLERLNEVERLARSLQLPEDVGYTCETAGYFWLLHVYSRWEIFLAACAGNENNQSFVRDRFPFKDFFSDTPKPVFSGVSFEKDMRSAKGCFSHLKTVFQELEECRAFELLKSTADRANYLMTKQAKIVAMTCTHAALKRRDFLQLGFKYDNLLMEESAQILEIETFIPMLLQRQEDGHARLKRCILIGDHHQLPPVVKNMAFQKYSHMDQSLFTRFVRLGIPYIELNAQGRARPSLAKLYNWRYRDLGDLSIVKEAPIFHRANAGLSYEYQLVDVPDYEGKGESTPSPWFYQNQGEAEYIVSVYIYMRLLGYPANKISILTTYNGQKLLIRDVINRRCAPYPFIGPPSKVTTVDKFQGQQNDFILLSLVRTRFVGHLRDVRRLVVAMSRARLGLYVFCRRSLFEQCYELQPTFQLLLQRPDRLGLNLNENTAYTDRTVEEVKKPYFVHDVEEMAHIVHDRMNQFYQAQGVYEQYQNNMPQMEDGNEDMESDSVVEAVDGDESEKNTQQLNQAPDKDGESSKEVVGMEVDNNGFSSENGKADEN; encoded by the exons GCTACAGTTCCACAGAAATTAGGGCTTCAGTATGTTCGTGGTTGTGAAATCATCGATATCCGCGATGAGGAGGGTAATCTGATGAATGATTTTACTGGAAGAGTTAAACGGGACGAATGGAAGCCCCCTAAAGGTGAAATGAGGACTGTGACTGTTGCTTTAGATGCTGCACAGTATCACATAGATGTTACAGACATTGCTGAAAAAGGTGCTGAGGATGTGTATAGCACGTTTAATGTGCTAATGAGGAGAAAACCAAAGGAGAACAACTTCAAGGCTATTCTGGAATCTATCAGAGATCTCATGAATGAATATTGTATTGTGCCGGAGTGGTTGCATAATGTTTTTCTTGGGTATGGGAACCCTTCTGCTGCACAGTGGCCTAATATGCCAAACCTGTTGGAAACAGTCGACTTCAAAGATACTTTCCTTGATGCAAATCATCTCAGTGAAAGTTTTCCAGATTATGAG GTGTCTTTCACCAATGCTGATGGTGCTGAATCTCTGGATCCAAGGCCTCTGTTTCGAATCACCCTTCCTAAGACACTAAAAGGGAATTCTGCTATTTCTGGAAATAAGATATCTGAAGTCAATCCAGCAGACAATGTGAATATGGTGGATGCTTCCCCAAAGGAGAAACTTATTGTTGAGGCATATACCCCACCTGACCCAGGGCCTTATCCTCAGGACCAGCCGAAGCAGAACTCTGTTAAATTTACACCTACACAG GTTGGGGCAATTATCTCTGGTATTCAGCCGGGGTTAACTATGGTGGTCGGTCCACCGGGTACCGGAAAGACTGATACAGCAGTGCAAATCTTGAATGTTCTTTATCACAACTGTCCTTCTCAAAGGACCTTAATAATTACCCATTCAAATCAGGCTTTGAATGATCTTTTTGAGAAGATAAtggag AGAGATGTACCAGCGCGGTATCTACTTCGTTTAGGTCAAGGTGAACAAGAGCTTGCCACTGATCTTGACTTTAGCAGACAAGGGCGTGTCAATGCCATGCTTGTTCGGCGTCTGGAACG GCTCAATGAGGTTGAGAGACTAGCAAGATCTCTTCAGCTTCCAGAAGATGTAGGATATACTTGTGAAACAGCGGGGTATTTCTGGTTGCTTCATGTATACTCGCGCTGGGAGATATTTCTCGCTGCTTGTGCAGGAAATGAAAACAATCAATCTTTTGTTCGAGATCGCTTCCCGTTCAAAGATTTCTTCTCAGACACCCCAAAACCTGTCTTTAGTGGGGTGTCATTTGAGAAAGACATGAGGTCAGCTAAAGGTTGTTTCTCTCATCTCAAGACTGTGTTCCAAGAGCTGGAAGAGTGTAGGGCCTTTGAACTACTCAAGTCAACTGCTGATAGAGCAAATTACCTGATGACCAAACAAGCGAAAATTGTAGCAATGACGTGTACTCATGCAGCATTAAAAAGGAGAGACTTCCTTCAGTTGGGGTTCAAATATGATAACTTATTGATGGAAGAAAGTGCTCAGATTTTGGAAATCGAGACTTTCATACCAATGTTGCTTCAGAGGCAAGAAGATGGTCATGCACGACTCAAGCGCTGTATATTGATTGGTGATCACCACCAGCTACCTCCCGTAGTGAAGAATATGGCTTTCCAGAAATATAGTCACATGGATCAGAGTTTGTTCACGAGGTTTGTTCGTCTTGGTATTCCTTATATTGAGCTCAATGCTCAAGGAAGAGCAAGGCCAAGCTTAGCCAAACTCTACAACTGGAGATACAGAGATTTGGGAGACCTTTCTATTGTTAAGGAAGCACCCATCTTCCATAGGGCAAATGCTGGACTCTCATATGAATATCAATTGGTAGATGTGCCTGATTATGAGGGGAAGGGAGAATCAACACCATCTCCATGGTTCTATCAAAATCAGGGAGAAGCTGAGTATATCGTCAGTGTCTATATATACATGAGATTGTTAGGATATCCTGCGAATAAGATATCAATATTGACTACATATAATGGTCAGAAGCTCTTAATCCGTGATGTTATCAACCGTCGATGTGCTCCCTATCCTTTCATTGGCCCGCCAAGCAAG GTGACTACAGTGGATAAGTTCCAAGGACAGCAgaatgattttattttgctgTCTCTTGTTCGGACACGCTTTGTGGGTCATCTACGTGATGTAAGAAGGTTGGTAGTTGCAATGTCACGTGCTCGGCTCGGTTTGTATGTGTTCTGCCGCCGTTCTCTCTTTGAACAGTGTTATGAGCTGCAACCAAcgtttcagcttcttcttcaaagacccGATCGGCTAGGACTCAATCTTAATGAGAACACAGCTTATACAGATCGCACGGTGGAGGAAGTTAAAAAACCTTATTTTGTTCATGATGTTGAAGAGATGGCACACATAGTTCACGATAGGATGAACCAGTTCTACCAG GCACAAGGAGTATATGAGCAATACCAGAACAACATGCCACAGATGGAAGATGGTAATGAGGACATGGAGAGTGATTCAGTAGTAGAAGCTGTAGATGGTGATGAATCTGAGAAAAATACGCAGCAGCTAAACCAAGCCCCAGACAAAGACGGTGAATCATCAAAGGAGGTGGTTGGAATGGAGGTGGACAATAATGGATTTAGCAGTGAGAATGGAAAGGCTGATGAGAATTAG